In a single window of the Azospirillum thiophilum genome:
- a CDS encoding LysR family transcriptional regulator: protein MDRLDDMLAFIKVVDTKSFTAAADRLNLSKSVVSRRIGELENRLGARLLNRTTRKLSLTEVGQAYYERCTRILADLEEAEQAVADLHAAPRGRLRLNAPVSFGILHLAPAVAEFLERYPSVEIDMDLNDRTVDLIDEGYDLAIRIGRLRDSSLIARRLAPARMALCASPAYLKQHGVPETPEDLARHSCLIYTNIPSPDLWQFTVDGEARSIRVSGPIRSNNGDLLREAAISGLGFVMSPTFLCGQALTRGELVAVLHRNVPSELSVNAVYPQNRHLSPKVRVFVDFLVQRLGPRPYWDCTLLDTLPQEAG from the coding sequence ATGGATCGCCTCGACGACATGCTCGCCTTCATCAAGGTGGTGGACACCAAGAGCTTCACCGCCGCCGCCGACCGGCTCAACCTGTCGAAATCGGTGGTCTCCCGCCGCATCGGCGAGTTGGAGAACCGGCTGGGCGCGCGGCTGCTGAACCGCACCACCCGCAAGCTCAGCCTGACCGAGGTCGGACAGGCCTATTACGAGCGGTGCACCCGCATCCTCGCCGACCTGGAGGAGGCGGAGCAGGCGGTCGCCGACCTGCATGCCGCCCCGCGCGGCCGGCTGCGGCTGAACGCGCCGGTCAGCTTCGGCATCCTCCATCTCGCCCCGGCGGTGGCGGAGTTCCTGGAGCGCTACCCGTCCGTCGAGATCGACATGGATCTGAACGACCGCACCGTCGATCTGATCGACGAGGGGTATGATCTGGCGATCCGCATCGGCCGGCTGCGCGACAGCTCGCTGATCGCCCGGCGGCTTGCCCCGGCCCGCATGGCGCTGTGCGCCAGCCCGGCCTACCTGAAGCAGCATGGCGTGCCGGAAACGCCGGAGGATCTGGCCCGGCACAGCTGCCTGATCTACACCAACATCCCCTCCCCCGACCTGTGGCAGTTCACGGTCGACGGCGAGGCGCGCAGCATCCGGGTGTCGGGGCCGATCCGCAGCAACAATGGCGACCTGCTGCGCGAGGCGGCGATCTCCGGGCTCGGCTTCGTGATGTCGCCGACCTTCCTGTGCGGCCAGGCGCTGACGCGCGGCGAGCTGGTCGCCGTGCTGCACCGCAATGTTCCGTCGGAACTGTCGGTCAATGCGGTCTATCCGCAGAACCGTCACCTGTCGCCCAAGGTGCGGGTCTTCGTCGATTTCCTGGTGCAACGGCTCGGCCCGCGCCCCTATTGGGACTGCACGCTGCTCGACACGCTGCCGCAGGAGGCGGGCTGA
- a CDS encoding glutathione S-transferase family protein: protein MGLLIDGQWHDQWYDTGKTGGAFVRTEAQFRDRVSADGSTPYPAEAGRYHLIVSLACPWAHRTLIFRKLKRLEGVIGVSIVEPLMLADGWTFAGPEPVTGATRLHEVYTRAEPGYSGRVTVPVLWDRQTSSIVNNESAEIIRMLNRAFDAFTDVRTDFSPPDLLDEIDRINGFVYDRINNGVYKAGFATAQDKYEAAFDALFDALDEVDALLATRRWLVGNRLTEADWRLFTTLVRFDAVYVGHFKCNKRRIADYPHLSGYLRDLYQVPGVADTVNFDHIKRHYYGSHATINPTGIVPKGPALDLDAPHGRDALGPDPLAA from the coding sequence GTGGGCCTGCTGATCGATGGACAATGGCATGACCAGTGGTACGACACCGGCAAGACGGGCGGCGCCTTCGTCCGGACCGAGGCGCAGTTCCGCGACCGGGTGTCGGCCGACGGCTCCACCCCCTACCCGGCGGAGGCCGGGCGCTATCACCTGATAGTGTCGCTCGCCTGCCCCTGGGCGCACCGCACCCTGATCTTCCGCAAGCTGAAGCGGCTTGAGGGGGTGATCGGCGTCAGCATCGTCGAGCCGCTGATGCTGGCCGACGGCTGGACCTTCGCCGGGCCGGAGCCGGTCACCGGCGCCACCCGCCTGCACGAGGTCTACACCCGCGCCGAGCCCGGCTACAGCGGCCGGGTGACGGTGCCGGTGCTGTGGGACCGCCAGACCTCCAGCATCGTGAACAACGAGTCGGCGGAGATCATCCGCATGCTCAACCGCGCGTTCGACGCCTTCACCGACGTCCGCACCGATTTCAGTCCGCCCGATCTGCTGGACGAGATCGACCGCATCAACGGCTTCGTCTACGACCGCATCAACAACGGCGTCTACAAGGCCGGCTTCGCCACAGCGCAGGACAAGTACGAGGCCGCCTTCGACGCGCTGTTCGACGCGCTGGACGAGGTGGACGCCCTGCTGGCGACCCGGCGCTGGCTGGTCGGCAACCGGCTGACCGAGGCCGACTGGCGCCTGTTCACCACGCTGGTCCGCTTCGACGCCGTCTATGTCGGGCATTTCAAGTGCAACAAGCGGCGGATCGCCGACTATCCCCACCTGTCGGGCTATCTGCGCGACCTGTATCAGGTGCCGGGCGTGGCGGACACGGTGAATTTCGACCACATCAAGCGGCATTACTACGGCAGCCACGCCACCATCAACCCGACCGGCATCGTGCCGAAGGGGCCGGCGCTCGACCTCGACGCGCCGCATGGCCGCGACGCGCTGGGGCCCGATCCGCTCGCGGCGTGA
- a CDS encoding caspase family protein has translation MFNRRRLSTRLTGSALLAGLLLAGPLLTGLLVTGWSQPAAAQGAIMRNQTRIINQAVTNQVRQALRPRLLIRDGAGAVSAMETGAAGRHLALASADGGVRVWDLESGRQVQRLQAGPVRALAVADSSRTLATVGPDGSVTLWDILQGQPLRRIAAGGVQAVRLSPDGALLATAAADGTVRLWSAGSGQPAATLAGAGGAVAALAFSPDGRRLAAGGADRAVRLWSVPDGQPLATMTGAEAAVTALAFAADGTLHAGDAGGAVQVWRAGSATPARSIRAAGSAVTALAVRPDGLVAVANGSRSLGVWTGEGRQLVSVENPEGTVAAAAFAPGAERVIGAGSDGRARVWDLGNGALAAQLIMTRGGWSVLDGAGRFDGSDGGLGDVAWQAEQEVFEMTNFSQPYYEPGLLAKTLRAPAALLTPGAPTVTAGIAPPPTVQIAAPAGAAAPGPASVAVTAADRGAGIAEIVLYANGKALDPAAVTATEDVDVNGQPGRRVTFTVDLVAGSNRLRAVALGDNRIESVPAQALVTVAAPVEKPVLHVVVVGINQYANPVLELNYAVADARGVTAWARKQTGNGVFAEVKLHELYDRQATRANIGSLFAQLKATRPQDVVVIYVAGHGENAEQSWYFLPTEFGRNLPFETAAGDARGGQAFRQAVLQAVAADGISARSFYKNVLQIGAQHVVLLIDSCKSGGVKRAFEADADRRALALVGQQAGVHILAATDKNQLAVELEALGHGAFTYAVLNGLGGAADGNPADGMISAREVLGYAVAQVPAMALRHSQSEQNPTVFSRGADFPLGPAGERQAKARKKKS, from the coding sequence CCGGCCGCGGCGCAGGGGGCGATCATGCGCAACCAGACGCGCATCATCAACCAGGCGGTCACCAATCAGGTGCGTCAGGCCCTGCGGCCGCGCCTGCTGATCCGCGACGGCGCCGGTGCGGTGTCGGCGATGGAGACGGGGGCCGCCGGCCGCCATCTGGCCCTGGCCTCCGCCGACGGCGGCGTCCGCGTGTGGGATCTGGAGAGCGGCCGGCAGGTCCAGCGGCTCCAGGCCGGGCCGGTGCGCGCCCTGGCGGTGGCCGACTCCAGCCGTACGCTGGCGACGGTCGGCCCCGACGGATCGGTCACGCTGTGGGACATCCTGCAAGGCCAGCCCCTGCGCCGGATCGCCGCGGGCGGCGTCCAGGCTGTGCGGCTGTCGCCCGACGGCGCCCTGCTCGCCACCGCCGCCGCCGACGGCACGGTGCGGCTGTGGAGCGCCGGCAGCGGCCAGCCGGCGGCCACCCTGGCGGGGGCCGGCGGAGCGGTGGCGGCGCTCGCCTTCTCGCCCGACGGGCGCCGGCTGGCGGCCGGCGGCGCCGACCGCGCCGTCCGGCTCTGGTCGGTTCCGGACGGCCAGCCGCTGGCCACCATGACCGGCGCCGAAGCCGCGGTGACCGCGCTGGCATTCGCCGCCGACGGCACCCTCCATGCCGGCGACGCCGGCGGCGCGGTGCAGGTCTGGCGTGCCGGCTCCGCCACCCCGGCCCGCAGCATCCGCGCCGCCGGCAGTGCCGTCACTGCGCTGGCGGTGCGCCCCGACGGGCTGGTCGCCGTGGCGAACGGCAGCCGCAGCCTGGGCGTCTGGACCGGCGAGGGCCGGCAGCTCGTCTCGGTCGAAAACCCGGAAGGGACGGTCGCCGCCGCCGCCTTCGCGCCGGGGGCGGAGCGGGTGATCGGCGCCGGGTCGGACGGACGGGCGCGGGTGTGGGATCTCGGCAACGGGGCGCTGGCCGCGCAGCTGATCATGACGCGGGGTGGCTGGAGCGTGCTGGACGGCGCTGGCCGCTTCGACGGCTCCGACGGCGGGCTGGGCGACGTCGCGTGGCAGGCGGAACAGGAGGTGTTCGAGATGACGAACTTCTCCCAGCCCTATTACGAACCCGGCCTGCTGGCCAAGACGCTGCGGGCGCCGGCCGCCCTGCTGACCCCCGGCGCGCCCACCGTCACCGCCGGCATCGCGCCGCCGCCGACCGTGCAGATCGCCGCGCCCGCCGGTGCGGCCGCCCCCGGCCCGGCCTCCGTCGCCGTCACCGCGGCCGACCGCGGCGCCGGCATCGCCGAGATCGTGCTCTATGCCAACGGCAAGGCGCTCGATCCCGCCGCCGTCACGGCGACGGAGGATGTCGACGTCAACGGCCAGCCCGGCCGCCGCGTCACCTTCACCGTCGATCTGGTGGCCGGATCCAACCGGCTGCGCGCCGTGGCGCTGGGCGACAACCGCATCGAGAGCGTGCCGGCGCAAGCGCTGGTGACGGTCGCCGCCCCGGTGGAGAAGCCGGTGCTGCATGTGGTGGTGGTCGGCATCAACCAGTATGCCAACCCGGTGCTGGAGCTGAACTACGCCGTCGCCGACGCCCGCGGCGTGACCGCCTGGGCCCGCAAGCAGACCGGCAACGGCGTCTTCGCCGAGGTGAAGCTGCACGAGCTGTATGACCGGCAGGCGACCCGCGCCAACATCGGCTCCCTGTTCGCGCAGCTGAAGGCGACGCGGCCGCAGGACGTGGTGGTGATCTATGTCGCCGGCCATGGCGAGAATGCCGAGCAGAGCTGGTATTTCCTGCCGACCGAGTTCGGCCGCAACCTGCCCTTCGAGACGGCGGCCGGCGATGCCCGCGGCGGACAGGCCTTCCGTCAGGCGGTGTTGCAGGCGGTGGCGGCGGACGGCATCAGTGCCCGCAGCTTCTACAAGAACGTGCTGCAGATCGGTGCGCAGCATGTCGTCCTGCTGATCGATTCCTGCAAGTCGGGCGGCGTCAAGCGGGCGTTCGAGGCCGATGCCGACCGCCGCGCCCTGGCCCTGGTCGGTCAGCAGGCCGGCGTCCATATCCTGGCGGCGACCGACAAGAACCAATTGGCGGTTGAGCTGGAGGCGCTCGGCCATGGCGCCTTCACCTATGCGGTGCTGAACGGGCTGGGCGGTGCCGCCGACGGCAATCCGGCCGACGGCATGATCTCGGCGCGCGAGGTGCTGGGCTATGCCGTGGCGCAGGTTCCGGCGATGGCGCTGCGCCATAGCCAGAGCGAGCAGAACCCGACCGTTTTCTCCCGCGGCGCGGATTTCCCCCTGGGGCCGGCCGGCGAGCGGCAGGCGAAGGCCAGGAAGAAGAAGTCGTAG
- the wrbA gene encoding NAD(P)H:quinone oxidoreductase → MAKVLVLYYSSWGHVSEMAQAVADGARSVAGTEVAVKRVPELVPEAVRQSAHYKDESGVPVATVDELAQYDAIIIGTPTRYGNMASQMKNFLDQTGGLWAKGALVGKVGSVFTSTATQHGGQESTILSTHTVLLHLGLVIVGLPYSFQGQMGVSEVMGNSPYGASTIADGDGSRRPSAVELDGARYQGRHVAEIAAKLSA, encoded by the coding sequence ATGGCGAAGGTTCTGGTCCTCTATTACAGCAGCTGGGGCCATGTGTCGGAGATGGCGCAGGCGGTGGCCGACGGCGCCCGCTCGGTCGCCGGGACCGAGGTGGCGGTGAAGCGCGTGCCCGAGCTGGTGCCGGAGGCCGTCCGCCAGTCCGCCCATTACAAGGACGAGAGCGGCGTTCCCGTCGCCACCGTCGACGAGCTGGCGCAGTATGACGCGATCATCATCGGCACGCCGACCCGCTACGGCAACATGGCTTCGCAGATGAAGAACTTCCTCGACCAGACCGGCGGCCTGTGGGCCAAGGGCGCGCTGGTCGGCAAGGTCGGCAGCGTCTTCACCTCCACCGCGACCCAGCATGGCGGGCAGGAAAGCACCATCCTCAGCACCCACACCGTCCTGCTGCATCTCGGCCTGGTGATCGTCGGCCTGCCCTATTCCTTCCAGGGCCAGATGGGCGTTTCGGAAGTGATGGGCAATTCGCCCTACGGCGCCAGCACCATCGCCGACGGCGACGGGTCGCGCCGGCCGAGCGCGGTCGAGCTGGACGGCGCCCGCTACCAGGGCCGCCACGTCGCCGAGATCGCGGCGAAGCTGAGCGCCTGA